The DNA window CAGCTGAGGATACTCATTTTTCAAAGTATTAAAGCAATGAGGGCAACCGGTAACTATCTTCTTTACATTATATCCATTCAGTACTGTAATATTATTCATAGCCTGCATCTGGAACAGAAATTCGTTGCCGGCACGTTTGGCAGGATCACCTGTACAAGCTTCTTCGGTTCCCAGTACAGCGAACTTAATACCAACATGATTTAAAATTTTCACAATGGCTTTTGTAATCTTCTTAGCCCTGTCGTCAAAGCTTCCGGCACAGCCTACCCAAAACAATACTTCAGGTGTTTCACCGGAAGCCAGGTACTCAGCCATTGTTTTCACCTTAAGTTCTATTGCCATTTTTCTAATTCAAAATTCTTTTCTTCAATTTTCCTTTGCCCAATTCAACCTATCGGCAGGAGAAAACTGCCAGGGCGCTCCATTATTCTCTATATTCGTAAGCATCAGATTCAATTCCTGCGGTGCAGCACTTTGTTCCATCACTAAATACCTGCGCATATCAATTATTATGGAAAGCGGATCAATATTCACAGGACATTCCTGTACACATGCACTACAGCTTGTACAGGCCCATAGCTCTTCGTTTGAAATATAATTTCCCAATCCTTTACCATCATCCCTGAATTCGCCATTTGTGTCAATATTTTTTCCAACCTCCTCCAGCCTGTCGCGGGTATCCATCATTATTTTTCGCGGCGACAACAGCTTACCTGTTTGATTAGCAGGACAAGATGAAGTACAACGGCCGCATTCTGTACATGAATACGCATCCAGTAATTGCTTCCAGGTGAGGTCATAAACATCTTTAGCACCAAAACGCATAGGTTTATTGGGATCCGCGGGAGGTGGAGTAAAAGTAGTATCCAGCATCGCTTTAACCTCGTTGGTCACCGACTCCGGGTTAGTGAACTGTCCTTTGGGTTTGAGGTTAGAGAAATATGTATTCGGGAAAGCAAGTAGAATATGAAAATGTTTAGAGTATGGCAGGTAATTCAGGAAACCCAGGATACCAATAATGTGAAACCACCAGCAAACGCGTTCTATCATTACAAGTCCGTCATCTGAAATACCACTTAACATTGGGGTGATGTAATGACTGATTGGAAATGAACCGGCTTGTATGTAATGTCCATAACCCCTGCTTTGAAGCACCTGGTCAGCAGCATTCATTAAGAACAAGGCACTCATTAAAAGTATCTCACTTGTAAGAATAATATTGGCATCCGACCGTGGCCAGCCATCCAGCTCTTTGTCCGTGAAGCGTTTTATATGGAGTACATTCCTGCGAATAAGAAAAACCGCGCAGCCAAAAGTTACCAGGAAAGCAAGCACTTCGAAGAAGCTGATCAGGAAATTATAAAAATCTCCCATAAATGAAAGTGATCGGTGCGTTCCTAAAGCTCCATCAACAAGCATTTCGAGCACTTCAATATTAATAAGTACAAAACCTACATAAACAAAAATGTGCAAAATTGCAGGTGTCGGGCGGGTCAACATCTTGCTTTGCCCGAGCGCCACGCGTGTCATTGTAAGCCAGCGTTGTGATTTATTATCTGAGAAGTCGGCATCCCTGCCGAGGCGGATATTGCGAATTACCTTTTTAAAATTTATGGTAAACCAAGCTGTAGCGCCACCCAGTAAAAGAATGAAAATTATATTGGCTATACCCATGCCGTTCCCTTAGGGTGTTACAGGTTGTTTTTTCTTCGATTTATCCTTACGACCAAATACAGAGAAATGAACATAGCGTTTAGGATTTGTACGCAGATCAAGCATAAGAAGATCCAATTCATTGGCCGATTTATCCAGCTTCTTATACAGCGAATCATTATTAACCAACAAGCCCATTGACCCTTCCCCTCTGTTTATTTTAGCCAATATCTTTGAAACATCACTTAAAGCTTCATTGGCATTATTGATCGTTGTTTTGATCTTGGACTTCGCGAGAGAATCACTGATGCTTTCAAAATTGGCAAGCACTTTTGTGATCTTATCGTTATTGTTGGCCAGGTTAGATGTGATGGATTCCATTTTAGAAAAAATGACCGAAAGTTTATGCTGCTGCGAATACACGAGTGTATCAAGGCGTAAGGCAGTTTTTTCGAAGGTGGCGATAGCTCTTTTAATGCTTTCAAAACTTTTCGTCAGGTTATGACGTGCGTCTTTATTCAACACTTCCTGTACAACTATCATAACCGAATCAATAGACGCGATGAGTCCTTCAGCCTTTTTTTGAAGAGGGGCTATACGCTTGTCGACCGCCGCTCTAAGGTCATCTTCCCTTTCAGATACCAGGGTATCGCCGGATTTAACCAATGACGATGATGTACCTAATTCAAAACGGATTGATTTGGTTCCTAAAAGATCCGAGCTTACAATCCGGGCCCTGCTATCGGAAGGAATATTTACGTTATCCTCCACGCTCATAGTCACGAGAATACGCCCCTGCCTGTCATTGGGCATCAGTTTAATGCTCTTAACGAGGCCGACCTTTAAACCGCTTAGCTGAACATTATTTGACTCAAGCAAGCCATCAACATTTGTATAAACGGCATAAATGGTTTTCTGATTTTTAAACAGGTTGGAGCCCTTTAAAAAATTGAAGCCGTAAATGAACAGGGACAAGCCCACGACCACAACAATACCGGTTTTTACTTCTTTACTTAAAGTCAAGGTTATGAATTAATTACAGTTGGCGAATTTACGATTTTATTATTTAACCCGAAATTCCGATAAGGCTTCATTTTAGCAGCCTCTTTGCTTCATCAACGCCTATTCGTTTTCCATCTTTAAAGGCGACAACAAAAGCATCAGTAAAGCCCTTTTTTCGCATTTCGGACTGAAGTTTTGAAGCCTGATCCATTGCAGCACATGAGCCGGCCGCATATTTGTATACTCCATTATCAATAAACTCTGTAATATTTTCTACTCCTTTAAATCTTTCAGAGCCGGGCTCTATCTTTTTATCCGATGTTATCAATTGAACATAAAATAAAATACTTCCTTCAGCCGGTTTTTCATTTTTTATAGGATCTTTTTTCTCAACTTCCCTTTTATCCGACTCTCTCTTTTCTTCTTTTACAATTTTTATTGAGTCGGGAGTTTGTTTTTTCACATCCCCTTCAGTCCCATGCAATGTATCTCCGGTCTCTTGCTTTACCGCCTGATCCTCAACTGCTGTATCCACAGGCGCAACATACACAGGAAGTCTTTCTATCACATCATCGTATTTCGTTTTTCGACCTTCTATCTCATCTTTATATTCACGAAAAGCTTTAAATATCGACACTGCAATATATTCCTGTCCTTTCTCCGAACCTAAAAATTTTTCCTCTTCCACATTCGTTAAAAAACCTGTTTCAGTCAGCAAACTGGGCATGGCTGTTTTCCATAGCACCAGGAAGCCGGCCTGGCGGACACCTTTATCGACACGTGTCGCTTTTTCCTTATAATGTTTCTGGATTTTAGCGGCTAGGTTTAAACTTTGCTCGAGATAGGTATTCTGGTAAAAACTGAAAATAATATTCGCTTCATCCGAATTGGGATCAAAACCTTCGTACTTTTTCTTGTAATTATCTTCCAGTAAAATAGAGGCGTTCTCCCGCTTGGCTACATCCAGGTTACCCCTTGTTTTATGCAAACCCATCACATACGTTTCCGAACCATGCGCTTCTTTGTTCGGATTGGCATTGCAATGAATGCAGATAAACAGATTCGCGTTATTGCGATTGGCAATCGCGGCCCGTTCCTGCAATTCAAGAAATACATCGGTGGTACGGGTATAAACCACTTTAACATCTTTACAATTTTCCTCAATGAACTTGCCAAGCTTCAGGGCCACTGCCAGCGCCACATCTTTCTCTTTATATTTCACACCCGAACAACCGGGATCTTTACCCCCATGTCCTGCATCAATAACAACTGTTTTAAGATCAAAAGGCGGACGATATACAACCTTCCATGAGCCGGATAACAGGGCCATACCCATTAAAAGGAGTATGGTACAATGTTTGTTAGTATGCCCCCGTTTACAACCCATTGATATAAAGTATTTTACTTAGTTTTGAAGCCGAAAAGGTTATTACACACAAATTTAAAGGTACATTTTGCTGTCTGCGCCAACGTTCAAACTAGTTATCCGCACTATTCTGTTAATAATCACGACAGTTTTAGCGACTGAATCTGCCTTTTCCCGCAAAAAAAACGAAAATTTACAGTCCGCTGTTACCTTTAAAGATACTGTTGTTGCTGTAACTGATAATAATATGCCCCTCAAATCAAAAGTTAAATATACAGCCCAGGATTCCATGCGCTTTGATGTTACTCAGCAAAAAATGTACCTTTTTGGAAACGCCGAGGTAACTTATGAAGATTTGAACCTGAAAGCCGGTTATATTGAGCTGGATATGAAGAATAATACGGTTTATGCTACAGGACGAAAAGACAGTGCCAATACCGAAGTTGAATTGCCGGTGTTCACCGAAAAAGCACAAAGCTTTAAGTCGCGTAACATGACTTATAATTTTCAGACAAAAAAAGGGCGCATAACTGAAGTTATCACTAAAGAGGCCGGCGGATATATACATGGGGAAACTGTAAAAAAAGATTCAAACAATACCGTTTACATACGTAATGGAAAATACACCACCTGTGAGCTAGAACATCCGCATTTTTACATACAAGCGAATAAGCTGAAAGTGATCCCGGATGATGTTATCGTAACCGGCCCGGCATACCTCGTGATCAATGACATACCTACTCCACTGGCGGTACCGTTTGGATTTTTCCCGAACAAACACGGACAAAAATCGGGACTGCTTATTCCAACCTATGGCGAATCGGCAAACATGGGATTCTTTTTGCGCGATGGAGGTTTTTATTGGGGCGTGAGCGATAAACTTGATGTGGCGTTGAGAGGCGACATTTATTCGAAAGGCAGTTGGGGAGCTAAGTCGAGCATTAATTACGTTAAACGGTATAAGTACAATGGTAATTTCCAGGTTAACTTTTCAAATTTTAAAATAGGTGAAAAAGAACTGCCCACTTTTACCCAGCAAAAAGATTTTGTTATACGCTGGAGCCATGCCCAGGATGCAAAGGCACATCCAGGCGTATCGTTTATGGCAAGTGTGAACGCGGGTACAAGCAATTATAACAGGTTCAACTCGTATAATCCCAATGTATATTTGAACAATACGCTTCAATCCAACATCAGCTTAAGTAAATCCTGGCTGGGCACTCCGTTTTATTTAACAGCATCGGCCCGGCACAGTCAAAACACAACTACAAAAAAAATTGATGTGAGCCTGCCGCAGGTCGCGTTCTTTATGAACCGCATCTATCCATTCAAAAGTAAAACAAGAGCTATACCGATGTGGTACGATAAGATTGGGCTCAGCTACTCCGCCGAAGTACGCAACGATATAAGTGCCTACGACTCCCTCTTTTTTAAACCTGAAACATATAAGCAAATGCGAAATGGGTTCCATCAGAGCATACCGCTTAGCACTTCACTCAATGTGTTGAAATATTTCACCATGAGTCCTTCAGCGGTATTTAACTCAAGCTTGTATTATCAAACCATTTCGAAGCGTTATGATAATGACACTAAAACTATTTTAACCGATACAGTTGAAGGAATTAAAATGGCCAACGACTTCAGCTTATCGACCAACCTGAATACCAAAATATACGGCAATTACCAGTTCAGGAAAGGATATGTAAAACACATACGTCATTTGATTATTCCAAACGTCAGCTATAGTTATCGTCCCGATTTCAGTGAGCCGCAGTGGGGAGCATATAAAAAAGTGCAATCCGATTCAAATGGGAATAAACAGGAATACTCCATCTTTCAGAATAATCTGTGGGGCTCACCTCCAGCCGGAAATTCAAGTGTAGTATCCTGGTCGATCAACAATACACTTGAAGCAAAAGTGCGTAACAAGAAAGACACCATTAACCACGAAAAGAAAATACATATCATTGATATGTTCAGCATATCATCTTCTTACAACACGGCTCTTCGCAATTTCAAGTGGCAAATGATAAACATGAGCGCGCGTACCAAATTGTTTCAATATCTTGATGTAAATTTTACAGGACTGCTTGATCCCTACCAGATCAATGATAAAGGTGTGAGAATAGAAAAATTCGAATATGATAAATCAGGCCTGCCCGGACGTTTAATCAATTATTCTCTGGCCCTGAGTACAAGCCTGCGCAGCAAAAGCACTACCGGCCCCAAACAAAGCACCAAAGGAAGTAAGGATGAGATACGGTTCATTAATCAGAACCGGAATCAGTATGTAGACTTTAATGTTCCGTGGTCGCTTAACGTGTATTACAATTTCAATTTTTTAAGACAAGGTATACTGCCAGTACAAAAAACACAATCACTTACATTCAGCGGCGATGTGAGCCTGACCAAAAACTGGAAGATAGGATTTAACTCGGGGTACGATTTTAAAGCCGAACAATTCACCTACACCCAACTAAACATTTATCGCGACCTGCATTGCTGGGAAATGAAAATTACCTGGGTGCCTTTTGGCCCGCGCCAGAGTTATATGATAGACATAAACGTAAAGTCGGCTGTGCTGCAGGACCTAAAGATGACAAGGAGAAGGGATTGGTATGATTTTCAGTAGAAGGAGTTGGAAGTGGGAAGACGGAAGACGGAAGACGGGAGTCGGAAGTG is part of the Bacteroidota bacterium genome and encodes:
- a CDS encoding (Fe-S)-binding protein, encoding MGIANIIFILLLGGATAWFTINFKKVIRNIRLGRDADFSDNKSQRWLTMTRVALGQSKMLTRPTPAILHIFVYVGFVLINIEVLEMLVDGALGTHRSLSFMGDFYNFLISFFEVLAFLVTFGCAVFLIRRNVLHIKRFTDKELDGWPRSDANIILTSEILLMSALFLMNAADQVLQSRGYGHYIQAGSFPISHYITPMLSGISDDGLVMIERVCWWFHIIGILGFLNYLPYSKHFHILLAFPNTYFSNLKPKGQFTNPESVTNEVKAMLDTTFTPPPADPNKPMRFGAKDVYDLTWKQLLDAYSCTECGRCTSSCPANQTGKLLSPRKIMMDTRDRLEEVGKNIDTNGEFRDDGKGLGNYISNEELWACTSCSACVQECPVNIDPLSIIIDMRRYLVMEQSAAPQELNLMLTNIENNGAPWQFSPADRLNWAKEN
- a CDS encoding MCE family protein, with amino-acid sequence MTLSKEVKTGIVVVVGLSLFIYGFNFLKGSNLFKNQKTIYAVYTNVDGLLESNNVQLSGLKVGLVKSIKLMPNDRQGRILVTMSVEDNVNIPSDSRARIVSSDLLGTKSIRFELGTSSSLVKSGDTLVSEREDDLRAAVDKRIAPLQKKAEGLIASIDSVMIVVQEVLNKDARHNLTKSFESIKRAIATFEKTALRLDTLVYSQQHKLSVIFSKMESITSNLANNNDKITKVLANFESISDSLAKSKIKTTINNANEALSDVSKILAKINRGEGSMGLLVNNDSLYKKLDKSANELDLLMLDLRTNPKRYVHFSVFGRKDKSKKKQPVTP
- a CDS encoding N-acetylmuramoyl-L-alanine amidase; its protein translation is MGCKRGHTNKHCTILLLMGMALLSGSWKVVYRPPFDLKTVVIDAGHGGKDPGCSGVKYKEKDVALAVALKLGKFIEENCKDVKVVYTRTTDVFLELQERAAIANRNNANLFICIHCNANPNKEAHGSETYVMGLHKTRGNLDVAKRENASILLEDNYKKKYEGFDPNSDEANIIFSFYQNTYLEQSLNLAAKIQKHYKEKATRVDKGVRQAGFLVLWKTAMPSLLTETGFLTNVEEEKFLGSEKGQEYIAVSIFKAFREYKDEIEGRKTKYDDVIERLPVYVAPVDTAVEDQAVKQETGDTLHGTEGDVKKQTPDSIKIVKEEKRESDKREVEKKDPIKNEKPAEGSILFYVQLITSDKKIEPGSERFKGVENITEFIDNGVYKYAAGSCAAMDQASKLQSEMRKKGFTDAFVVAFKDGKRIGVDEAKRLLK
- a CDS encoding LPS-assembly protein LptD; its protein translation is MPLKSKVKYTAQDSMRFDVTQQKMYLFGNAEVTYEDLNLKAGYIELDMKNNTVYATGRKDSANTEVELPVFTEKAQSFKSRNMTYNFQTKKGRITEVITKEAGGYIHGETVKKDSNNTVYIRNGKYTTCELEHPHFYIQANKLKVIPDDVIVTGPAYLVINDIPTPLAVPFGFFPNKHGQKSGLLIPTYGESANMGFFLRDGGFYWGVSDKLDVALRGDIYSKGSWGAKSSINYVKRYKYNGNFQVNFSNFKIGEKELPTFTQQKDFVIRWSHAQDAKAHPGVSFMASVNAGTSNYNRFNSYNPNVYLNNTLQSNISLSKSWLGTPFYLTASARHSQNTTTKKIDVSLPQVAFFMNRIYPFKSKTRAIPMWYDKIGLSYSAEVRNDISAYDSLFFKPETYKQMRNGFHQSIPLSTSLNVLKYFTMSPSAVFNSSLYYQTISKRYDNDTKTILTDTVEGIKMANDFSLSTNLNTKIYGNYQFRKGYVKHIRHLIIPNVSYSYRPDFSEPQWGAYKKVQSDSNGNKQEYSIFQNNLWGSPPAGNSSVVSWSINNTLEAKVRNKKDTINHEKKIHIIDMFSISSSYNTALRNFKWQMINMSARTKLFQYLDVNFTGLLDPYQINDKGVRIEKFEYDKSGLPGRLINYSLALSTSLRSKSTTGPKQSTKGSKDEIRFINQNRNQYVDFNVPWSLNVYYNFNFLRQGILPVQKTQSLTFSGDVSLTKNWKIGFNSGYDFKAEQFTYTQLNIYRDLHCWEMKITWVPFGPRQSYMIDINVKSAVLQDLKMTRRRDWYDFQ